The DNA sequence TGAAATTCCAGAGGTAAGATAGTTTTTACAAGATAATGGTAAATACTTGTAAAACAAAACGAGTTATCAAGTAAAGAGTTACAAAAACTTTACAAGAATTCTACGGCAAAACCGTATGGAAATGGTAGTTTATTAGAAGGGCTCTTCTAATAAAACGATACATGACATTTGATTTTTTATAAATTACATAATTTCAACGCCTTATACGATACGTGCAAAAAATTTTATTAGAAAAGGGTATTCATAATCCTGAGTTGCACGGGAATTGTTGTCTAAATGGTTCCACATTCAGGCCACGTTCGTGGAACGAAATGTAGATTTCCCGAAATTCCAGAGTTTAAGGTAGTATAACGGTTGGTTTACACGAAGTTAACGATTTCGTGTAAAAAATAACTTACTAAATTTCAATATGTTACGATAATTTTACACGAAATAATGGGATAAAAATGCGCAATGAGCCAAAAAGGAATAGAACAGTTAATTATCAATAATCCCTAACGAAGAACCAAAAGAACACTGGCTTTATATACGTGAAAAACAGGAATTTGAACGAAGGCATGGCCGAAGGAAGTCTGGTTATTGGCGGGCAACGGAAAAGGCACATTTAGGCCACGATGCCCCGGGTGAATTTATCGAAATAAAATTGGTGAATGAGATCAGGCCAAGGGTGAAGGAATGTCGGCAATCTTGGAACGTGGGAGTTTAAAGTATTAGATGATCCGAAGGATTTATTTGAGATTGTAAAATAACGAAACAGGAATAGATTAAAATTAAGAAAGTAAAATAGAAGCGATAAATAGTATAAATAGCTCAACAGTAAAAGTTTATAATCTCTCACTATTTAAAGAGGTGATGCATTATGAAAATTATTCAGCATGGTTTTGTTATGTTCGTCATGACTTTAGCTGTGATCGTATCGGTTATTGGTTGTGCTCAGAGCAATAGTGCTGATCTCAAAACCCGTGGCATAAACATGGAGGCGGGAAAAGGAAAACTCTCAGGGAAAGTAACCCGTGGGCCAATTTCTCCTGCAGAAAGGGAGGATATTTCTTCGGAAGAGCCTGCATCAGGTATAAAGCTTGTGATATTGAATCAAGAAGGGCAAGAGATCGGGTCGGTAGTGACTGATGATGAGGGTAAATATAGCGCTATCTTACCGCCAGGTTCTTATCGTATCGAGATGCCCGCCGGGGATCAGACTAAGGATTTACCGGCTGCCGTTATTGTTGCTGAAAATGAAGAAACGCACCTCGATATCCGTATTGATACGGGCATCCGATGATTATGATATAGCATCCAATGGATGAAACCGAACAAAATATGGTGCAATTTGAGTCTTCGATTGTATATTACTGGTATATGGAACGTTACGGAATCCCTAAACATGTCATTGCGAGGGCTTTTTCCGAAGCAATCTCTTCTGAAACATATAAAGGATTGCTTTAGACAATACCCTCGCAATGACCAACGGGGTAATCTTTCCTCTGTTTGAGGATATGTTCGGTTTCATCCTTGAAATATTCTATGTATTTTAGTGCTCTCATCAGCTTGACACAAGCCTTGATATTGAGTATGATGCTAACACTCATTATTTTATCGATAGTAAATATTGAATAATAGTATAAGTCTGCTTTATAGAGATAAGAGATATCAAGAGCATTTACTATAGTTTATTTATCTAATTTTAACTCAGGGAATATAAGATTATGTCAGATAAGAAGTTTAGCAAAAATATACTATGCATTGGCGCAGGATACGTTGGCGGGCCTACCATGGCCATGATTGCAGCAAAATGTCCGCAATACAAAGTAACTGTGGCCGATATAAATGCAGAGAGGATTAGTGCATGGCAAACAGAAAATCTTCCTATTTATGAACCAGGTTTGCTGGAGGTTGTAAAAAAGGCACGGGGGAGAAATTTATTTTTTACTACTGCTATAGAAGAAAATATTAGAGGTGCGGATATTATTTTTGTCTCTGTCAATACGCCCACAAAGATGTATGGCGGTGGGGCTGGTAAAACAGCAGATCTGCAATTTTGGGAAAAAACCGCAAGGGATATCTTCCGGGTAGCTGAATCAGACAAGATTATTATTGAGAAAAGTACATTGCCGGTTCGGACTGCCGAGGCAATGGAACGAATTCTCAGTGCAAATGGTAAAGGGCTTAATTTTGACGTAATATCTAATCCGGAGTTTTTAGCCGAAGGTACCGCTATTTCTGATCTCGAAAATCCAGACCGTGTGCTTGTTGGGTCCAGGGAAACTGAAAGAGGAAGGAAAGCAAGAGAAGCAATCGTTGAAATTTACGCTAATTGGGTTCCAAGAGATCGAATTATTACCTGTGATGTCTGGAGTGCAGAACTCTCAAAGCTTGTGGCAAATGCATTTTTAGCACAGAGGATTTCCTCGATCAATAGTATTTCTGCTTTATGTGAAAAGACAGAGGCCGACATTAAAAAGGTAGCCCATGCAATCGGGATGGATTCCCGGATCGGTTCAAAATTCCTCAATGCAAGTGTCGGCTTTGGTGGATCTTGTTTCAAGAAAGACATCCTCAATCTGGTATATATCTGCGAATATTACGGTCTTCATGAAGTTGCTCAATACTGGGAGAGTGTTGTAAAGATTAATGAATATCAGGAAGGGCGTTTTGTAAAAAATATGATTAACGTAATGTTCAATACCATTGCTCACAAACGTATTGCCCTCTTTGGTTTTGCTTTCAAAGCAAATACCGGTGATACCCGTGAATCCCCCGCTATTTATATTGCCCGAAAATTAGCTGAAGAACATGCCCGTGTTATCATAACCGATCCT is a window from the Candidatus Jettenia sp. genome containing:
- a CDS encoding nucleotide sugar dehydrogenase, with translation MSDKKFSKNILCIGAGYVGGPTMAMIAAKCPQYKVTVADINAERISAWQTENLPIYEPGLLEVVKKARGRNLFFTTAIEENIRGADIIFVSVNTPTKMYGGGAGKTADLQFWEKTARDIFRVAESDKIIIEKSTLPVRTAEAMERILSANGKGLNFDVISNPEFLAEGTAISDLENPDRVLVGSRETERGRKAREAIVEIYANWVPRDRIITCDVWSAELSKLVANAFLAQRISSINSISALCEKTEADIKKVAHAIGMDSRIGSKFLNASVGFGGSCFKKDILNLVYICEYYGLHEVAQYWESVVKINEYQEGRFVKNMINVMFNTIAHKRIALFGFAFKANTGDTRESPAIYIARKLAEEHARVIITDPEALTNAEHDLKDICERVEFERDPYAAAQDAHAIAIMTEWELYKTLDYQKIYGKMQKPAFIFDGRNILDHQKIYEIGFNVYPIGKPALTHF
- a CDS encoding carboxypeptidase-like regulatory domain-containing protein — translated: MKIIQHGFVMFVMTLAVIVSVIGCAQSNSADLKTRGINMEAGKGKLSGKVTRGPISPAEREDISSEEPASGIKLVILNQEGQEIGSVVTDDEGKYSAILPPGSYRIEMPAGDQTKDLPAAVIVAENEETHLDIRIDTGIR